In Candidatus Vicinibacter proximus, the genomic stretch GGTTGTTAGGAAAACAATTTAATCGCAAATTTTTTACCCTAAGTGCAATCTCAGCGGGTGTCAAAGATCTGAGAGAACTGATCAATGAGGCCAAAAGCCAAAAATTCTTTAACAGCCCCTCTCCTATCTTGTTTATTGACGAAATCCATCGTTTCAATAAAGGTCAACAAGATGCTTTGCTGGCGGCCGTTGAAGATGGAACGATTGTTTTGTTGGGTGCCACAACTGAAAATCCAACTTTCGAAGTGAATGCAGCCCTTTTGAGCAGAATGCAGGTTTATGTGCTGAAACACTTGGAAGAACGGGATCTTGTCAAACTTATAGAACATATTGCAGATAAGGACGAACTTTTCCAAAACAAAAAAATAATAGTATTGGAAACCGATTCTTTGGTTGAATTATCCGGTGGAGATGCCAGAAAACTATGCAACATCATGGAGATTGTTGGCAACTTACCACTATCTGAAATAAATATTACCAATGACCTTATCCGCCAACTAGTCACTCAAAACATGGCTATTTATGATAAGTCAGGAGAAATGCACTACGACCTCATTTCAGCTTTTATTAAATCAATACGAGGCAGTGATCCCCATGCAGCCTTGTATTGGCTTGCCCGGATGGTGGATGGTGGAGAAGACCCACTTTTCATTGCGAGAAGATTACTGATTCTGGCAGCAGAGGACATTGGACTGGCAAATCCAAACGCACTCTTGATGGCCAATACTTGCAAAGATGCCATTCACTTTGTGGGGTGGCCTGAATCCAGAATAATCCTTGCAGAAACCGTTATTTACTTAGCTTGCTCTCCCAAATCCAATTCTGCATATCTTGCTATAGAAATGGCTATCAGTCTAGCCCAGTCAACAAATACCGCTCAAGTTCCTTTGCACTTACGCAACGCTCCCACCCAAATGATGAAAAATATTGGCTACGGAAAATCTTACGAATACAGTCATCATCACCCTGGTCACTTTATCTTTCAGGAATATATGCCGGAACAGTTGAGTAGTAAAACTATCTTTAAACCAGCTGAAAATCCCAATGAGCAAAAAATGAAAATGAGCTTGTTGGAATGGTGGGGTGAAAAATATAAATAAAGCTTGTAGTTAACCCTTTACCCAATTTTTATTTTATATTTTTATTGGAAGATCAATGATATCAACTGACTTATTCCGACAATAAAACGCTATTTTTCAGTAACTACATTGAAAATATCCTTGCTGAATTTTGCTTCTTCCGGCTTGATTTTACCACTTACAATCAATCTGAATTCACGACGGATTTCTGCTTCGTTGAATAATTTCTTCTCTTCCTCTGTTTCCGGAACTATAGCCGGGATAGGTTTTGGCCTCAGAGTCCTGTCATCCAATGCCACAAAAGTAAAATAGGCCTGATTTGATTTCCTGGGCTCAGCCACTAGTATACTTCTGGTAAAAACCTCCATAAATATTTCCATGGAAGAATTAAATGTTCTGGAAACTTTTGCCCGAATGGTTACAATATCTCCTAGTTTTATAGGCTCATGAAAAGTCATGTGGTCTACTGAAACGGTTACAACGTGCGCACCGCAATGCCTGCTTGCGCATATTGCGGATGCTATATCCATCCATCTCATTAAATTACCTCCCATTAAATTTCCTAGAACATTGGTGTCATTTGGTAAAACCAATTCTGTCATTTCCGTAATGGAGTCACTTACTTTTTTCATTCGTATATTTTACTCTTTATTGTTTTTTCAAGCCCAAATGTATGTAGAAAATGGTTCGTAAAGATTTGTTTAATTTCTCCCATTTCAACTACCATTCCCAATTCCCTTTGAATAGATGTAACTGTCTTATTTTCTTCTTGTATCCCACAAGGAATGATGTGGTTAAAATAATTAAGGTTCGTATTCACATTTAAAGCCAATCCATGCAAACTAACCCATCTGCTCAAGTGTACGCCAATCGCACAGATTTTGCGTGCCCGGTCACTTTCTGGATCAAGCCAAACTCCTGTATATTGAGGTAACCGTCCACCAATAATCCCAAATTCTGAAAGTGTCAAAATCACAGATTCTTCGAGACCTCTCACATATTTGTGTACGTCATTAAATATTCTGTCCAAATCTAAAATTGGGTAAGCCACTAATTGTCCTGGTCCGTGATAAGTAATATCTCCTCCCCGATTAATTTTATAAAAACTTGCTTGAATATCTCCTAGCTCCTCATTATTAATCTTTAAATGGCTCTCTTCTCCTGATTTACCCAAAGTATAAACATGAGGATGTTCACATAATATCAAGACATGTGGGAACAAATGCTTACCCGATGGATTCCTTTTTTCGGAAATCAACCTGTTGTGAATCTTTGTTTGATAATCCCAGGCCTCCTGGTACCCAATTTGACCTAAATCATGAATCTCTATCTGATTTTCCAAAAGTTTATTTACTTGAATCTTAAGATTTTGTCCTAACTTTGAATATAATTAAACAGCGTTTTCATGAGACAGTTTACTTTTTTCCTTTTTTTACTCCCTTTTATTTGTTCCGCTGCCAAGGCCCCGGATTTTACGATTACGGATTACAACAATAAGACCCACACACTCTATTCAGATTATCTGAAAAAGGAAAAGGTGGTGGTGCTTAAATTATTCTTCGTTGCCTGCCCTCCCTGCAATGCCATAGCACCTTATGTACAACAAGCTTATACTCGCTGGGGTGCAGGGAATGGTCGTGTCCAGTTCATTGAGCTCAGTACTCAAAATTATGATCTGAACAACGCTGTAAAGGGATATGCGCAAAAACATGGAATTACTTTCCCAGGCGCCGGTGTTGATGGAGGGGGATTTGCAGCAGTCGCTCCATATAAATCAGGAACTTTTGGACCTTTTTATGGTACACCCACCTTTCTTGTAATAGCTCCAAATGGTGAAGTGGAATTTAATATAGACTTCGAAAGAGATGATCAGGTAAAATTAGATTCTGCTATTGCCAGAGCACTAAGAGTCTCAAGCGGAGGCACCGGAGGTGGTCCAACACGTTGCGTTGATTCCTTTGGAGTGAAAATTATCTCTCATTTACAACCTGACAAAATGATTGTCAAAGACATTTTTAATGGAAACAATCCAATATTCGAACTCGCTGACAATAAATACAACTGCGAATATTTTTTTCCAGCAATTAGGGATAATTATTATGTAACTCCTTTTAAATCACAAACCGGAGATCCATTAGAATATGTAACCACTGCTGATATCGTTTTGATACAAAAACACATCCTTGGCATTGCACAACTAAACAATCTCCAATTATTAGTAGCAGATGTCAACAAAACTTATTCGGTTACTGCATCCGACATGGCAGAAATTAGAAAACTAATTTTAGGTATCAATTCCAGATTTAAAGCTGTAAGTGATCTTTATGGATTTGCAAATAATCCTGCCGGTAAGAATGGCATTATCTCGGATAAGGTAAAACTTAATGATCTGATTAAAGGGACCGCGAGCAATGAATTTGGCGTGGGAAAATATGGTGATGTCAATGGCGCTGCAATTAAATTTCAGGGAGAACAGCAGGAAAGGTCAATTTGCATGGAAGAATGGATCATAAAGTCTGAAAAAACATCCAACGGTTATTTATACCACATTATCCCTAACACAAACGCAAGCGTTGTTGGATTCCAATTCAGTCTTGCATGTGACATATCATCCATAACGGATGTAATACTTAACCAAAGTCTATCCAATTTCAACAACAACAACTATAAACTTAATGGGCAACGAAATGAATTCATTTGTCTTTGGAGTAGTCCAGACGGATTAGGTGTCAAGTTCGATCTGAATGATCCATTGATCACATTCTCTTCATCGCAAAATCTAAATTTTAAACAAGGCAAAGTACCTAATGAAATTGTTTTAGAGAACGATATTTGTGGAATCTTTTTTAACCACATTTATAATTCAGAACCTGGTGCTCCTAGATTTAGAGTCAATCAAACAGCTACGCAATATGAAATTGACGTCGAAGCCTCTTCCGGAATTGTTGCATTAAAGTTTTTTGATCAATCTGGAATTCATGTTTCTGATGCAAAAATTAAAATGGAAAAAATTAATGAACAAAATATTAAGGCAAATATTTCCAAATTAAATCCCGGGCTTTATTTTGTGCAGGGACAACTAGCAGATGGTTCCATAAAAACAGAAAGATTTTTCAAAATTGATTAGATTTTGGGCAGAAATATTTTAAATTATTTTTTTGCCTTTTATACTTGGCTAATTTATTTCATCTACTTGTTCGAGTTTCAATAAATTTATTGGATTTCCTTTAAGTTGCCTTAAATTTCTCTGTCCAAATAATGCTGTTTGATCATACAGCAGAAAAACTACCGGCGCTTCTTCAATTAAAATGCGATCCATTTCTTGATACAGGTTTATTCTTCTATTCATATCAATCTCCTTTACAGCAGCTTCATACAGCTTATCAAATTCAGCATTTTTAAATCTGGTATAATTTGGTGGTGCGCCATTTTTACTATAAAATACAGTCATAAAACTTTCTTCATCCGGATAATCTGCTATCCAGCTGGCTCTGAAAAATCCAATACTTCCATTTCGCATTTTCTCCCGCAATGTACCTGTCTCCATTAATTCTATTCTCAATTCAATGCCGACTTCCTGCCACTGGCGCGCAATAAATGTCACCAGATCTAAATAATCCTTATTGGTATATATAACTATTTCTTTTTCTAATTTAGGCTTGTTAAAATAACCTGAGACTTGAAGCAATTCTTTTGCCTTTTCTACATTAAGTGAATATCCCCTTACAGTTTGAGGATCATAAGCCATTAAACCTTTCGGAATAAATCCTGCATGTGCAGCGGTACCAATACCATATCTATAAGTCTTTGCCATCAAATCTTTGTCTAATGCTAAATTCAATGCTTGTCTGACCCTTTTATCTCTTATGGCATGTTCCTGTGGAAATGCCTCCAGATTTATTCCAAGATACTCTGTATTTAAATAATCTGATTTTAGAAAAATAAATTGATCCTTTAATTCAGGCCGTAAATTTCCTTCCACCGTTATTAACTGAGAAGCAAAGGAGGATTGGATCCCTGAAAAAAAATCAATTTCTCTTTTAATAAATTCAAGATACGCCGTATTTCTATCTTCAATAAAACTTACCCGCACTCCTTCAAGAAGAGGTAAATTCTTTTTAAAATATTCCGGATTTCTAATTAAAAAGATTCCTTGTCGGTCTATCCATTTATTTAACTTAAATGGACCCGTCCCTACCGGCATTTCATTAAATTTTTTTTGATAAAAATCTACAGCCTCATGAGGAACAATACTACAATATTGCATGGTGAGCAAACTCAAAAAAGGAGAAAATGGCTTTTTCAAATTTACCTCTATTGTAGAATCATCCACTATGTTGAAGGGCTTGATGGAATCAAGTTTATCGATAAAAATCCATCTTCCTGGCGCACTCAGAGCTGGATCTAACAACCTCTTAAAACTAAACTCTACATCCGAACTATTCAATTTTCGTGTACTATCTACTCCAAAACAAATATTCTTATGAAAAAAAATATCATTCCTTAAGTGAAAAATATATTTCATGCCATCATCACTCACGTCCCAATTTTTTGCGATTTCAGGAACCAACCTCATGGAGTCATCCAAATCGAGTAATTGATTATAAATATGGTCGATCAACCAAATGTTATTTTGACTTTTGGCAAAGGCAGGATCTAAGGAAGTAACTGGATTGGGTTGATTGTAATGAAAAACCCTGTTTTTTTTTGGCAGGTTTTCGGGTCTACAATTTAATAAAAACGAAATTGCAGCAAAAAAGCAAAACTTAGAAAGCCTCGAATTCATTCAGAAAAGTAATCATTCTCCTCTCATAATCCTCATCAGATGGCCAATTTTTTAAAATTTTATTGACTCCGGGAATAAGCAAATTGTTTGGAAAAGCTATCATTTGCAGGTACCTGGCAATTCCCATAAAATGATCCAAGCCCCGTTGGTTACTAGATTTTCCCTCTGAGATGCCTACAAGCCCATACTTTTTAAATTTAAAAGTCTCACTCCTTTTTCGGACACTCAATACGTCAATCCATAATTTAAGAATTCCGGGAAAACTACCATTATATTCAGGAATGATAAAAAGAAATTTATCACTTGGAATAATCACTTCTTCCTGATAATCAATCATTTCGATTGACCAGTTTTCCTCATGATACAAATTGGGATTTGAGAGGTCCTTACTAAATTCCTCCAGTTGAATAGTTTTAAAATCAATTTTAAAGGATAAACACAAAGTTTCAACTTTTTGAATCAATTGGGCTGTTCCGCTGTTGTTCCTGTTGGTAGAATTGATGATAAGCAAACTCATATAGGTTAAATAAAACCACATCCCTCGACTTTGGTTCATCACCGACCCACCAGAAAAATGGGAGGAAATGCTTAGGTTTGCATAAATTTTGAATATATGTTGTTAAGTTACTATGGACATTCATGCTTTTACGTGTTTTTTGAGGGAAAGCACTTGCTCTTCGATCCCTTTATTAAAGGAAATCCATTAGCTCAACACATTGATATAGAAAGCATTAAAGCCGATTATATTTTAATCTCTCATGGTCATGGGGACCACGTTGGGGATGCCATAGAAATTGCACAGAAAACCGGCGCAAAAATAATATCGAATTTTGAAATTGTAAGTTGGTTGGATAATCAAGGAGTAAAAGGTTATGCATTAAACCAAGGGGGTAAATATTCATTTGACTTTGGTATGGTGAAAATGGTAAGTGCGAGCCATTCCGGAACATTGCCTGATGGGTCGAATGGTGGCAATCCCAATGGATTTGTCGTTTGGTCACATAATCATTGTTTTTATTTCGCAGGAGATACTGCTTTGAGTTATGACATGAAACTGATCCCCCTGACATGCCCTAAACTGGATTTTGCAATTCTACCAATGGGAGATGTTTTCACAATGGGAATAGAAGATGCTTGCATTGCTGCAGAGTTTTGTGAGGTAAAAACAGTTGTGGCAGCACATTTTGACACCTTCGATCCAATTAAAATAGATCATCAGGCTGCAGTTTCTACTTTTTTAAAAAATGACTTAAAACTGGTTATCCCTGAAATAGGAAAAGCAGTAAACTGGGAATAAATGGGAAAAATAATTGCAATAGCAAATCAAAAAGGTGGGGTTGGAAAAACTACTACAGCAATAAATTTAGCTGCCTGTCTATCCATTTTGGAAAACAAGGTACTGCTTGTGGATGCTGACCCACAGGCAAATAGCACATCAGGATCTGGCGGGGATCTGCAGGATTTTGAATACAATTTATACCATTGTATGATCAATGATGTAGATCCACAAAAAGCCATTATTTCCACAACTACGCCCAACCTGTTTTTACTACCCTCCAATATTGACCTTGTTGGTGCCGATATCGAATTGGTCAGTATGCCGGATCGGGAATTTGTAATGCGAAAAGTGCTTCATAAAATTAAAGCTGATTTTGACTATATCATTATTGATTGCCTGCCTTCACTTGGATTAATGACAATAAATGCATTAGTTGCAGCAGATTCTGTTATTATTCCGGTACAAACTGAATTGTTTGCTTTAGAAGGACTTTCAAAAATAAAAAACACTATTGAACTCGTTAAACAAGGATTAAATCCGGATTTGAAAATTGAAGGGGTTCTATTGTCCATGTATGATAAAAGATTAAGAATGTCCACTATGGTAATTCACGACATGAGAGAGAATATTAAAATGCCAATATTCAACACCATAATACACAGAAATTCAAAAATTACAGAAGCCCCTTTGGTTAAAAAACCTGTTGTCTTATATGATGCAACAAGTAAAGGCAGCATTAATTTCCTTAATTTTGCACAAGAGTTTATCAACAATCAATAAAATCAGGATACCCAATGAGTCAGAAACAAGAACTAGGGAAAGGTCTCAAAGCCCTATTATCCAATATTAATAAGGAAGAAAAAAAAGTTCCTGAAAATTTTTTAAAGCAAGAAACTGAAACTTGGTTAATAGATATCAATAAAATTAAACCTAACCCTCACCAACCAAGAAATACTTTTGAAGAAGAAAGTCTTGACGAATTATCCAGGTCTATACAGACCTATGGCCTAATTCAACCGATAACGGTAAGAAGGCTAGCAGATCAAGAATATCAGATCATCTCCGGTGAAAGACGATACAGAGCCGCTCTTAAAGCAGGAATTAAATCTTTGCCTGCTTATGTACGGTTGGCAAATGACCAGGAAATATTGGAAATGGCTTTGGTAGAAAACATCCAAAGAGAAGACCTTAGTCCAATTGAAATTGCCATCAGCTATTCCAGGCTTATGGAAGAATGCAAATTGAATCAGGAACAACTTTCAGACCGAGTTGGCAAAAAAAGAAGTACCATCAGTAATTATACAAGATTGTTAAAATTACCTCCAGAAATTCAAAACGCATTGAGAGATCGTCAATTATCTATGGGGCACGCCAGGGTGCTTGCCGGCATTGAAGACCTCATGCTGCAAATGCAATTATACAAAGACATCCAACAAAAAGAATTATCTGTCAGAGATGCCGAAAGACTCTCCCACTCCATCTCAAAGACAAAAGGCAGAAAAATACTAAACCCTAAACCTTCTTTGCAAGGACCTCTGATTAAAGCCCTTGAAGATAGAATAAGTGGCATTTTGGGCACTAAAGCAGTAATTCAACGCAAAGAATCAGGTGAAGGACAAATTATTATCAAATTCAATTCTGATCAAACACTTAATGACATCATCGACCGTTTAGATGATTAAAAAAGAAAGGGTGAAATTTTTGTATTGTTTCTCGGCACTTTATTTGCTTTTTGGATTATTAAATTTAAAAGCACAAGACAGTACACAAATCCTTCAAGATAAGGATACAACTAGTGTAAGTTCAAATTCAAAAAAAACTACCGGCACTTTAAAAAACATTTTCAAAGGAAAACCTGGAAGAGCACTAACATACTCGCTTTTATTACCTGGAGCCGGCCAGATATACAATAAAAAATATTGGAAACTACCCTTGGTATACTCTGCCTTAGGTTTTCCAATTTATTTAATAAGCTTCAACAAATCTGAATATGACAGGTTTGATAAAGCCTATAGAATGAGAATAGATTTAAAAGAAAACTCCACAGATGAATTTGTAGGAATACTTGAACCAAGTGCAATTGATTCTTACAGGAGTTTATATGATAAAAACTTACAAAGAAGTTACCTTGCGCTCGTAGGTGCTTATCTGCTCATCGGAATAGAAGCATTTGTGGACAGACACCTGATGGAATTTGATGTTTCTGATGACTTATCTATGTCTATTTATCCATCTGCCGGATTTTATGCTTCAGGAATTACCATGCAGATAAAATTAAAATAGATTTAATACTAGTTTATTACATCCATCCAAGCAGTTTGGCAAATTTCATCATTTCAATTTGATTGACGATCTTCATCTTTCCGGTAAGAATCGCCATCATTGGATTAAGCTCTCCTTTGACAATTTTTTTAAAATCTTCTGCCTTTGCTTTAATTACACAATTGGGTTCTCCGACTAATCCATCCTCCACACGCATCTCTCCTTTTTCAACAATAATAGTAACTAAACCGCCTCCTTCTCCTTCAAGATCAAAGTGGAAAACTGTATTCATTCCCTCAATAGTCAACAAATTAACCTTCTCAGGCACTTTAAATAAAAATTCTTTTGCAGTCATGAACATGATTTTATGTCACAAAGTATTACAAATTTCTCATTATAATCTATATTCTTATTCAATACTCAGGCATCTGCGTTTTGAACATCCATAGAATTGGTTCAATTGTCTTACAACTTATTTTTCTAAATATTTAATTCATTTAGATATATAATGATGCTTTGTAAACATTTTTATTTTCAGCTGATTTAACTACTTTTAATATTTACTTTTGTGAGGTTTTACCTTCCTCGTATTATTTGCTTATGATAATTAATTTATGAAAATCGTCTTCTTGGGAACTCCTGATTTTGCAGTGCCCTCTCTAGAACTAATAAATCAAAAATTTGACCTGGTTGCTGTAATAACCGCTCCTGATAAAAAAGGCGGAAGAGGACATGTTTGGATTGAATCTCCAGTTAAGAAATGGTCACTTTTGCATGATAAAAAATTGCTACAACCAAAAAATTTAAAATCCAAAAAATTTCTTAATGAACTGGAACAATTATCGGCTGATGTGTTTGTAGTTGTGGCTTTCAGAATGTTGCCGAAAGAAGTCTGGAATATGCCAAAACTTGGAACTATAAATCTTCATGGCTCCTTATTGCCTAAATACAGAGGTGCCGCACCCATTCAAAGAGCCATTCTCAATGGAGAAAAAATTACAGGCTTAACTACTTTTCTGTTAAAAGAAGAAATTGATACCGGGGATATCTTATTACAGAAAAAAATCACCATAGAACAAGACGAAAATTTTGGGAGTCTTTATGAAAGAATGAAACATATTGGCAGCCACCTATTGATTGAAACTTTGAACATATTACAGGCAAAAATTATTACTCCTATCAAACAAGTAAATGAATTAGCAACACCGGCTCCAAAAATATCAACCCAAGACCTAAAAATAAATTGGAATCAACCTGTAGAAAATATTTATAATCAGATAAGAGCTTTTAGTCCTTTCCCGGGTGCATGGACATCACATGAGAACAAGGTGTATAAAATATTCTCCGGAAAAAAAATATTGAGTTTACCTGACGAATCCCCGGGAAGCTGGGTTATTGAAAATCGCAAATCATTGAAAATTGCATGTCAAGATGGATATATAGAAGTAACCAGTATCCAACCACCTTCAAAAAAATGCATGAATATCTCAGATTTTTTAAACGGATTTCAAATCTAGAATAACTGCTTTTTATTAAACGCTTTCAAAAAAAAACTACAAAACTAAACGATCCACGAACTATTAACCCTAGTAACCTGATTTCTTATCGGCATCTGTACCATCATCAGTTTTTACTTTAGCAGCTTTTTTAACTCGCTTTTTATTACAGTCTCCAGCTTCAGGACCAGGAGGTCTTTGCATTTCTACATCATCCTTTTTACTTACCCTAAACTCTACCCTCCTATTGATATAATGCAGATTTGATTTTTTTCCAAAAGGAGACTCTTCTCCTCCATACATAAGGATAAATCGCTCCCTTGGGATTTTATATTTATCCATTATGTATTCAATCGCATTTTTTGCTCTATTATAAGACAACACATTATTATAACTGTTGGAATTACGGACATCCGTATGTCCTATTGCAGTGATTTTTAAATCCGGATAAGTGATCATTACTTCAGCTACATGGTGCAACTGAGGGTAGTATTGAGGTTTTACACAATATTCATCCAAATTAAAATGCACCATTGGCAAAAACCAATCAGGTGGGCAACAAACCATTTTTCCATCTGGCCCTACTAGTCCTGAGGATGCAAGTTTATTGTCCACAATCTTATTCACATCCCCTTCTGTTAGAATGGGTTGAACAGGAATTTGAGCGACTCCAAGACTATCCGTTTTAAATCCAGGTGGGGAATAAGGTTCTTTATCTTTAAAGTCCTTAATTCCATCATCATCACTATCAACAGCAATACCTCGGGTATCTACAGGAGCCCCGGGAACACTATTCACCTCTTGATCTAATATATCAATGACTCCATCCTGATCTGTATCTTTAGGATCAAAAATTGCCCTCTGCTTTAGGGCTGCGATATCGTCATATACAGCATCAATAGGATTTAGCCAGTATAAAGGTTCGGTCTTTTTCTTGAGGTTGCCAAGGTTTATTCCCAACCTCAGATTCGTATAATGTGCGATGTCGTTGTTATTGGTTTGATCGGTGCTGGATCTCCATTTTATACCATCAAGATAATCATTATCTGAAGTAATCAATTGATGTTCAAGGGAAATATTGAATCTTCTGTTTATTTTACGGGACACACCCACTGCCCCAGTAAATTGAAATAGAACATTATACTCATCTGAAATTCTAAAAATGCCTCTCTTCTGATATGCCTCTGTTTCATAGGTTCCATCATATAGATTCTTAAGGTCGGATTTTATTTCTTTTCTACCCTGACGAGTATTGAATTTATCATTGGTGAAGCCAATTTTATTAATAATGTTTTGGTAATCAAATCCATTTTGATCTCTCAAATCGAGCATGGTCCTGTTATGATATGCTCCAAATCCAAGCACTAAATACCAATTCCATTTATTTCTTTCTTTGTGAAAAAGCAAATTCCCAAGATTTAATACTCCTTGCAGTGAACCACCAAAATAATCCGTACGGTAGGAAGGAAACCATGGATTGTTGCGATTGTATCCATCAAAAACTCTTCTGTTTTGCCCCCCTGGCTCCACATAAAACTGTTCAGGTTCTAAACTTTCACCATAAGGTTGAGTTTCAAGACCCTTTGATCTGGAATACGTTGCATCCAATCGAATCGAAAAAACATAATGTATCGCTCTCCTTAGATGTAATCCAACACCAAATCCCGCAAATGGGTTTAAGGGGTCAACATCTCCATCAATAAGAAAATGACCACCATGAATTCCCAATTCCCAAACATCTTTTGGCTTTGGTGGGTATTTTGCTTTACCGGATTTCCACATTGCTGTTTTGTCAATCTGGATTGCCACCTTATCGTTAGAAGCCTTTGTCGAATCCATTTGTGCATTCACCAGGCCAATAAAAAACCAGGCAATGGTTAAGGAAACTAAGGCTTTTGACATAACATATAATTTTACGTTCTGCATTGTTAATAGTACAATCCTTGCAAATTTATACAAAAACCCAGCCATTTTTAAGATTTTAGATATAAATATAATAAAATATTTATATATGTTTGATTGTCTAGTATTTAATATAGTATTTTAAGGCCTTCTGAAATAAATTTAC encodes the following:
- a CDS encoding ParB/RepB/Spo0J family partition protein yields the protein MSQKQELGKGLKALLSNINKEEKKVPENFLKQETETWLIDINKIKPNPHQPRNTFEEESLDELSRSIQTYGLIQPITVRRLADQEYQIISGERRYRAALKAGIKSLPAYVRLANDQEILEMALVENIQREDLSPIEIAISYSRLMEECKLNQEQLSDRVGKKRSTISNYTRLLKLPPEIQNALRDRQLSMGHARVLAGIEDLMLQMQLYKDIQQKELSVRDAERLSHSISKTKGRKILNPKPSLQGPLIKALEDRISGILGTKAVIQRKESGEGQIIIKFNSDQTLNDIIDRLDD
- a CDS encoding SCP2 sterol-binding domain-containing protein, producing MTAKEFLFKVPEKVNLLTIEGMNTVFHFDLEGEGGGLVTIIVEKGEMRVEDGLVGEPNCVIKAKAEDFKKIVKGELNPMMAILTGKMKIVNQIEMMKFAKLLGWM
- a CDS encoding methionyl-tRNA formyltransferase; this encodes MKIVFLGTPDFAVPSLELINQKFDLVAVITAPDKKGGRGHVWIESPVKKWSLLHDKKLLQPKNLKSKKFLNELEQLSADVFVVVAFRMLPKEVWNMPKLGTINLHGSLLPKYRGAAPIQRAILNGEKITGLTTFLLKEEIDTGDILLQKKITIEQDENFGSLYERMKHIGSHLLIETLNILQAKIITPIKQVNELATPAPKISTQDLKINWNQPVENIYNQIRAFSPFPGAWTSHENKVYKIFSGKKILSLPDESPGSWVIENRKSLKIACQDGYIEVTSIQPPSKKCMNISDFLNGFQI
- a CDS encoding OmpA family protein, whose protein sequence is MSKALVSLTIAWFFIGLVNAQMDSTKASNDKVAIQIDKTAMWKSGKAKYPPKPKDVWELGIHGGHFLIDGDVDPLNPFAGFGVGLHLRRAIHYVFSIRLDATYSRSKGLETQPYGESLEPEQFYVEPGGQNRRVFDGYNRNNPWFPSYRTDYFGGSLQGVLNLGNLLFHKERNKWNWYLVLGFGAYHNRTMLDLRDQNGFDYQNIINKIGFTNDKFNTRQGRKEIKSDLKNLYDGTYETEAYQKRGIFRISDEYNVLFQFTGAVGVSRKINRRFNISLEHQLITSDNDYLDGIKWRSSTDQTNNNDIAHYTNLRLGINLGNLKKKTEPLYWLNPIDAVYDDIAALKQRAIFDPKDTDQDGVIDILDQEVNSVPGAPVDTRGIAVDSDDDGIKDFKDKEPYSPPGFKTDSLGVAQIPVQPILTEGDVNKIVDNKLASSGLVGPDGKMVCCPPDWFLPMVHFNLDEYCVKPQYYPQLHHVAEVMITYPDLKITAIGHTDVRNSNSYNNVLSYNRAKNAIEYIMDKYKIPRERFILMYGGEESPFGKKSNLHYINRRVEFRVSKKDDVEMQRPPGPEAGDCNKKRVKKAAKVKTDDGTDADKKSGY